ACCGCTGTTCAACTTTGAGCCGCCCGCCAGCGACGACGAGGTCTACAACGCCTCGCTGCAGTTCGTGCGCAAGATCAGCGGCACCACCAAGCCGTCCAAAGCCAACGAAATCGCATTCAACGCCGCGGTGCGCGACATCGCCGCCATCGCGCGCACCCTCATCCACAGCATGGTCACCACCGCACCACCGAAGAACCGCGAAGAAGAAGCCGCCAAGGCAAAGGCCCGCTCGGCGGAACGGTTTGGTGGGTGATAGCAAAGGCGGAGGCAACCTGGCAATCGTCTCGTGTTACAGGACCGGCCCCTGTCCTGGCCGATGGCGCGGCACCGCGAGCGAGCGCGTGGTCTCAGCGGTAAAGCGCCTTCACCGCCCCCCATGTCGTGTTTTGAACCGGAAGAATATCGACCAATATGCGGGATCCGTCCGGTTGATAGACATACTCAATAAGTGGC
Above is a genomic segment from Candidatus Krumholzibacteriia bacterium containing:
- a CDS encoding DUF2277 domain-containing protein translates to MFNFEPPASDDEVYNASLQFVRKISGTTKPSKANEIAFNAAVRDIAAIARTLIHSMVTTAPPKNREEEAAKAKARSAERFGG